The Streptomyces venezuelae genomic interval GCAGGGCGTCGGAGTGCGCCGCGTCCACCGTCAGGACGAGGGGGCGCGTGGGGTCGTCCGGGTCCGGCGGCTCGGTGGCGGGGGCGCCCGGCAGGCCCTCCGGGAGCGGCTTGCCGCCGGAGGCGGTGATCCGGACCCGGGGCTCCGGCGGTACGTCCCGGGCCGTGGCCGCCACGGCCCGTACCGCCCCCCGCTCCACGCCGTACACCGCGTCCGCCTCCCCGGCGAGGCGCCGCGGGTCGTGGTCGACGAAGACGGCCGTGGCGCCCGCCGCGACCCGTTCCCGGACGGCGCGGTCGAGTTCGGTGCGGGCCGCCGTGTCGAGGCCTGTCCAGGCCTCGTCGAGGACGAGAAGGCCGGGTCCGGGGCCGGCGAGGAGGGCCTGGGCGACGGCGACCTTCTGGCTGGTGCCCTTGGAGAGCTCCGCCAGTTCCGTACGGGCGTGCTCGCCGGCCCCGAAGCGCTCCAGCCACTCCCCGGCCCGTGCCCTGGCCGTCGCCCGGCCGAGGCCCTGGACGCGGCCCAGGTGGACCAGGTAGTCCGCGGCCGTGAAGGGCAGGGCAGCCGGGAAGCGCTCGGGGACGTACGCCGTGCGGGGCGGGCGGCCGGTGATCCGGCCCTCGCTCGGGGCGTCGATCCCGGCGATCAGCCGGAGCAGCGTCGACTTGCCGGTGCCGTTCGTGCCGACGACCCGGACGAGGGAGGAGCCGGGCAGGTCGAGGTCGGCCCCGCGCAGGACCCATGGCCCGCGCGGGCCGTACCGGCGTCCCACCCGCTCCAGCCTCATCCGAGAAGATCGCTCGTCATGCGGGGCATCCTGACCCGGAAGCGAGGATTCCCACAAGATTCACTCCGCGCCGCGGTGGCAGACTTGCCGGGTGAGCAGTGAAGAGACCGACCTCCGTGATGAGAAGCCCCAGTTCGTCCTCCCCCTGGTGGTGCGGATCGAGCGTGACGCGCCCCCGACCCGTACCGACGCCCTGGAGACCGCCGCGCGCGCCGTCCTGGAGATCCTCGACGACGACCGTTCCCTCGGTGAGGGCGAGTGGGCGCAGGCCATGACGGACTGGCAGGACGCCCGGATCCGCAAGGTCGTGCGCCGGGCGCGCGGAGCGGAGTGGCGGCGTGCCGGGACGCTCCCGGGGATCACCGTGACGGGCGCGGAGGCGGAGGTGCGGGTCTTCCCGCCGGTGCCGCTCGACGGCTGGCCCAAGGAGCTGGCCAAGCTCCAGGTGTCGGGCACCGACCTCGACGACCCGGCCACGCCCGGTCCCGTGGCGGACGGGGCCGTGGTGCTCTGGATCAACCCCGGGCTCGACATGTCGGCGGGCAAGACGATGGCACAGACCGGGCACGGCGCGCAGCTGCTGTGGTGGGCGATGGCGGACGCGGACCGGAAGGCCTGGAAGGAGGCGGGCTTCCCGCTCGCCGTGCGCACCGCGACGCCCGAGCACTGGGCCGCGCTCACGGCGAGCGGCAGCGGGCTGCCCGTCGTGCGGGACGCCGGTTTCACGGAGATCGCGCCCGGAAAGACGGTCGTCTCCGAGGGAAGCCGCCTCTTCGCTTCTCACCTGCGGCTGCCGCAGGCGTAGGAGACTCGGCGTATGACGCCACATGTGGCCCGGCGGGCGGGCCACGCCACGGGCCTGTCGCTCTTCTTCCTCCTGGTGGGGCTCGACGGCATCGGCCGGCCCCGCAGGGGGAATCGCCACCTGCGTGTCCGACCCTTCCGGCGTCTCGCTCGCCGCGCTGCGGGAGCGCCCCGGCACCCTGCTGGAATGGACGCTGCACACCGGCTATCACACCGTCCACGGCATGTAGCGGGGCTCGGGCAGGACCCCGTTCAGGACCTGTTCAGGACCCCGTTCGAGGCCGGAACCTCAAATGTAGCTCTGAACGTCCCCCTCTCCGGGTTCGACGGTGTCTCCCCGGGTCATCACGTGGATGACTGAGGACCGAAGGAGGGGGACATGACGGAACTCGGCATCGGCATCGGCTGGCGTCCCGAGATCGCGGAGGCGGTGGAGGCGCTGCCCGGCGTCGACTGGGTCGAGGTGGTCGCGGAGAACATCTGCGCCGACCACCTGCCCGACTCGCTGACCCGGCTGCGCGAGCGCGGCGTGACGGTCGTCCCGCACGGGGTGTCGCTGGGACTCGGCGGCGCGGACCGGCCGGACCCGGCGCGGCTCGCGGCGCTCGGCGAGAAGGCGGTGGCGCTGGGGGCGCCGCTGGTCACGGAGCACATCGCGTTCGTACGGGCCGGGGGGACGCTCACCGCATCCCCGCTCCTCGAAGCGGGGCACCTGCTGCCCGTGCCCCGGACCCGGGACGCGCTCGACGTGCTCTGCGAGAACGTGCGCATCGCCCAGGACGCGCTGCCCGTGCCGCTCGCCCTGGAGAACATCGCGGCCCTGATCGCCTGGCCCGGGGAGGAGCTGACGGAGGGGCAGTTCCTGGCGGAGCTGGTGGAGCGTACGGGGGTACGGCTCCTCATCGACGTCGCGAACCTGCACACCAACCACGTCAACCGCGGCGAGGACCCCGCGAAGGCCCTGGCCGAGCTGCCGGTCGAGGCCATCGCGTACGTGCACGTGGCGGGCGGTGTCGAGCGGGACGGGGTCTGGCACGACACGCACGCCCACCCGGTGCCGAGGGCCGTGCTCGACGTCCTCGCGGACCTCGCCTCGCGGGTCTCGCCGCCCGGGGTCCTCCTGGAGCGGGACGACGACTTCCCGCCGGCGGAGGAGCTGGCGTCGGAGCTGACGGTGATCCGGGAGACCGTGGCCGCCGGGAGGGCGGTGAGCATCGGGGGAACGATCCGCCCGCGCGGCGCCCGTTCGTCCGTGCTCGCGGCCCGGGGGACGCCGCTGCTCATCGGCGCCGGTGCCCGCGTGTCGGGCGGGCCGATGCCGGGCGCTCCCGTCGTGCAGGAGCTCGCGCCCGCGCAGGGGCCCTCGCCCGCGCAGGAGCCCTCGCCCGTACCCGTACGCGTGCCCGTACAGGCATCCGCCCAGGCGTCCGTGCCCGTGCAGACGCCCGCTCCCGGACAGGAGTCCGCGCCGCGGGAGGGCGCCCGGCAGCGGGTCGGGCTCGCGCAGGCCGCGCTGCTGTCGGCGCTCGTCGCCGGGACGCCCGCGCCCGAGGGGTTCGACAGCCGGCGCCTCGGTGTCCAGAGCCGGGCCCTCGCGGCCAAGCGGGCCGGGGTCGTCGCGAAGGTCGCCCCCGAGCTGCCGGAGATCCTCGGCAAGGGCTTCCGGCCCGCGTTCCTCGCCTACGCCAGGACCCGCCCCATGACCGGCGGCTACCGCCGTGACGCCCTCGACTTCGCCGAGCACCTGCTGCTCGCCGACCGCCCCGAGGACCCTGCGGCCCGGCGGGCGCTCACGGAGTGGTGGCAGGACCGTTCCGGCAGCCGTCCGCCCGGCCGCGCCGTCCGACTCGCCCGGGCCGCCCGGGCCGCCCTCGCCAGGAGGTGACCGTGAACACTCTGGTCGTCGTCTTCTACGTGGCCGCCGCCACCGGCATCGCGCTGCTCGTCACCCGGGTCGTCCGGTCGCGCGGCGGCCCCGGCGGGCCGGTCCACGACCGGTACGAGGCCGCCTTCCTGAACGGCGGCCCGGCCCGGGTCGTCGACACCGCCGTCGCCGCCCTCCAGTACGACGGCCGGATCGCGATC includes:
- a CDS encoding ATP-binding cassette domain-containing protein, whose protein sequence is MRLERVGRRYGPRGPWVLRGADLDLPGSSLVRVVGTNGTGKSTLLRLIAGIDAPSEGRITGRPPRTAYVPERFPAALPFTAADYLVHLGRVQGLGRATARARAGEWLERFGAGEHARTELAELSKGTSQKVAVAQALLAGPGPGLLVLDEAWTGLDTAARTELDRAVRERVAAGATAVFVDHDPRRLAGEADAVYGVERGAVRAVAATARDVPPEPRVRITASGGKPLPEGLPGAPATEPPDPDDPTRPLVLTVDAAHSDALLGALLAASWHIHHLGTEEGVRV
- a CDS encoding peptidyl-tRNA hydrolase; translation: MSSEETDLRDEKPQFVLPLVVRIERDAPPTRTDALETAARAVLEILDDDRSLGEGEWAQAMTDWQDARIRKVVRRARGAEWRRAGTLPGITVTGAEAEVRVFPPVPLDGWPKELAKLQVSGTDLDDPATPGPVADGAVVLWINPGLDMSAGKTMAQTGHGAQLLWWAMADADRKAWKEAGFPLAVRTATPEHWAALTASGSGLPVVRDAGFTEIAPGKTVVSEGSRLFASHLRLPQA
- a CDS encoding DUF692 family multinuclear iron-containing protein, which translates into the protein MTELGIGIGWRPEIAEAVEALPGVDWVEVVAENICADHLPDSLTRLRERGVTVVPHGVSLGLGGADRPDPARLAALGEKAVALGAPLVTEHIAFVRAGGTLTASPLLEAGHLLPVPRTRDALDVLCENVRIAQDALPVPLALENIAALIAWPGEELTEGQFLAELVERTGVRLLIDVANLHTNHVNRGEDPAKALAELPVEAIAYVHVAGGVERDGVWHDTHAHPVPRAVLDVLADLASRVSPPGVLLERDDDFPPAEELASELTVIRETVAAGRAVSIGGTIRPRGARSSVLAARGTPLLIGAGARVSGGPMPGAPVVQELAPAQGPSPAQEPSPVPVRVPVQASAQASVPVQTPAPGQESAPREGARQRVGLAQAALLSALVAGTPAPEGFDSRRLGVQSRALAAKRAGVVAKVAPELPEILGKGFRPAFLAYARTRPMTGGYRRDALDFAEHLLLADRPEDPAARRALTEWWQDRSGSRPPGRAVRLARAARAALARR